The Rhodanobacter humi DNA window AGGACGCGGCGAAGGCCTTCCACAAGACCGCGGTCATTCTCACGGGTCATTCCCTGGGCGGCGGACTGGCGACGGCCGCCGCTGCTGCCACGGGCCTGCAGGCCGTGGTGTTCAACCCGGCCGGAGTGAACAACCACACGCTGAAGCGCGAAGGGCTCGACCCGGAGAAGGTCAAGGTCGCTGCAGATGCGGGCCAGATTCGCAACTACATCGTGGCCGGTGAAATCCTCAACCAGGTGCAAACGTGGCTGCCCATTCCGAAGCCAATCGGACAACGCACCCAGCTGCCCGAGCCAGCACCTCTACGGCCGACACTTGCATGGATTCCGGGAGCCAGAACCATTCATGGCATCGGCGACCACGGCATGGAATCGGTGGCGGCCGGCATGCGCCAGTTCGAGGAACGGCACAAGGCATTTTTTACGGAGCCAGCGCTACGCGCTAGCGCGGGCAGGCTCTATGAAGGCGAGCTGTTGAGCGTGCCTTCCGGGCGAACAGGTGACGTGACGCAACAGGTCGGCGACCAGGTGGTGACGCATGATCGGGCAAAGCTGGCCACCAACGCCCGTACGCTCAAAGCCGGCAACCAGGTGTCGATCCAATACAACGAACAAGGCACCATGGGCGCGGTCAGCTCGCAGCAGGACAGGAAGGTCGTCGAAGCCCTCGCGGCGGCTGTGATCGACGCGAAGGTTAAAGACCCGGCCCAGCGTGCGGAGCTGAAGGCTGCCATCGAGGCCCGGCTGGCGGAACGCGCTAAGGCGGGGACGATTCCTTCGATTCCGGTCTACGACAAGCAAGCTCCCGTGAAGGGCCAACAACCCGACCGTGATCGCCCGCAAGGTAAGAACAACACCGAGCGCACTCGGTAGCTCGCCATCAGTCGACAGCTAGAGACGCGGCTTGTCCACGCCTCCCTTCTGTAGGACGCTTCAATCCACTGGACAGGAATCAGCCCATGAACGCACAAGAGAAGCTGCGCAAGGCGTACCACCAAGCAAACAGCATTGTCGCCCTGGAAGGTTGGACGCCAACGGACGATGCCTTGGCGATTCAAGAGCGCGTGATACGTGGCGAGCTGACGCACGACGAGGCCGTGAGGGCGCATATAGCGGCCGTGAACGGCGACGAGGCGAAGCCGGGCGCATGAGTGGGGACAATCCGTACATCGACCAGCAGACCGGCACGTTCAAAAACAAGCTGGGCATCACCGATCCCGGCAAGATGTTGCAGACTGAATACCGCGTATCGGCCGAGCGAATCGCCCAGCTCGATGCCAGTCCGATCCGGGGCGACTTCGGCCTGAAGCACATGCAACAGGTGCATGCCCATATCTTCGGGGATCTCTACGGCTGGGCCGGAAAGATCCGAACGGTGAACATCAGCAAGACGGAGCCGGGACAATCGTGGAAGTCGCGATTTGCCGACGTGGATCGCCTGGAAGATGCGGGTCGAATCATCGCAGCCGACGTTAAGGCAATGAACGGGTTGAAGGGGCTCGATAAGGCCGACGTGGTGAAGGGCATGACGGCCATTTTCTCGAAGATGAATTACATGCACGCGTTCCCTGAAGGGAACGGCCGTACCACGCAGACGATGATGAAGCTGCTGGCCCGCGATGCCGGCTACGAACTGGACTTCAGCAAGGTGTCGAGGCAGGAATGGAACAACGCATCGGCTCGAACAATGCCGCAGTCGAACATCAAGGAGCCGGGTTACGTGCGGCGTCCTGATTTCCAGCCCATGCTCGAAGTGTTCAACAAGATCACGTCCCGACTGGAACGCGACAAAACAGCTACCAGAGAACAGCCCGGCCGAGAGCGTTAGACGATTGCCAAGCTAGGGGTTAGTTGCAATCGACCTGCAAATCGCGGAAAATGTAAGCTATTGATTTTATTCGCATAATATACATTATGTAAAGTTTCCTTTACATACGGCCGGAGGTTCACTCCGGCTTTTTTGTTGGTGACGGATCTCGCCGGCGATCGCGGCCTGGTTGTCACCACCGCCTAGGTTGGAGACAGACGGGGCCAGCTCGATGCACCTGGTTGTCGCCAGTCGTTCCTTGGTGACAACGATCGCGCCTGGCCAGCTGCAGTCTGTCGCCACGCCCGAATTGCCATCGTCGCCGTTTGCTATACCTACGCCAAAATATATAATCTTGGCGCAAGCCGTCATTTATCGAACATCCACCGGATAAGGAGATTCGCAGTGCGTAAGCCTCTTGTGATTTTTTGCTGTGTTGCACTTTCGGCCTGTGCCAGCGTGCCCAAACCGCCGACCGTAAACGGCAAGCACCGCTCGCAGATCAACGATGCGGAAACCACTGAACTGTTGAAGCTGCGCGCCGAGTCTGCCGAGTGGCACGGGCAGTCCCACGCATCGCCCACGTCTACGGCCGGCGTGGCAGCCACGACACGGCCGCTGCAGTCTTCGCCCGCACCGATGGCCCGCCCTGCCCTTGCCTCGCATACGTACACCGTTCACTTCGGCTACGGCAGCGCTGCCTTTGAGGTTCCGGCGTCGCTTCGAGCCGTCCTCGTGCCGCTCGCCCGCACCGCCAAGCGCATCGAGGTTCGCGGTCGCACTGACGGTCAACAGTTCTCGGTGGGCGACGAACTCGTTGCCTTCCATCGTGCCCGCGCAGTCCGGCAGTTTTTGATCCACAACGGGGTCGCCCCCGAGAAGGTCGACCTGAACTACGTGTCAGCGGGGGACTACGCCGCCGACAACTCAACACCAGCCGGACGGACGCAGAACCGGCGTGTGGAAATCGAAGTGTTTTCTGCGTCTCTCAACTGACAGGGAATTGCGATATGACAATCAAGACAGTCGTGCTTAGTCTGCTGGTGGCAGGATCTTTCATCAGCACCGCCGCCTTCGCTGCACGCCAGTGCCCGAATCCGGGCGACATTGCGCACCCGGCACCGACGAACGGCGTGAACCGCGGTGAAGATCCTTGCGAGCGAAACCCGCCACAACCTGGTAACGGTGGCACGAACAACAGCAACGAGGACGCATGTGGGGCCGTCCTCTGCCTGGCCGGCGCTGCAATGAGCGGAAAGGCACCGACCTCCTGCGACAAGTACATCCGGAAGTATTTCGAGCAACAGGTGTTCAGCCACGGCAGCCTCGATCCGAGCAAGACGTTCAAGGCTCGCCGCAAGTTCCTTGACCAGTGCAAGAGCAGCGACGACAAGACCCGTGGAGATGTAAACAACAAGTACGGGAAGTCCAGCGGGATCTAAGCAAGCGGCACCGACGCAAAAAAGACGCGGCCTCGGCCGCGTTTTTTTTGATCCGCTCTACCGTTCTGGCCCTGCCCGGCCGTCGCCCTGCTCTACCAATCCCCGTACTGCTCCTGGTGCTGGTCGTGCCGGCGCGAGAGCGACGTTCTTCTCGCGCCCGGTATCGACCGTCCTCATCGGCTCGCCCCGCTCCCGGATCTCCGGAAGCAACTCGTCGACCGATTGCACCTTGCTACCTGGTACACCCGCATATTTGCGGAGAAGTTCCGCCGAAGCACGATTGGAACACTCAACCGGAAAGGATTTGACGCCGTTGGCCAGAAGCCACTTCGTGCGCGTGATGCCGTTGATGAGTGAGGCGTCGGCCCGTGTGCTTTCCTCGGTGCCAACCTGCTTACGGAACACCAGCAGGTGCTTTGCGTAGACGGGCGACGTGGACGTGCGCTCCTGGCACTCGACGTCTGCAAGCGGAACTGGACTGGCCGAACCGTGGCTGAAACCTGCCTCGGCGTGGGCGAACTTGTAGTCATCGCGCCAAGCCTGCGCCTTGTTGCTCACGTCGCTGCAGATCGCCACGAACTTAGCCGCGTCCACCTCAACCACGCTACGTTCCTCGTTGAGCGCGTTCGTGCGTGAAACGCTCATGTAGGCAAAATCGCCGCCCGCTGTGTCCAGCCTGAAAACGGCTTTGGCGAATCGCCCCGGTTCATCCCTGCGCTCGTGAATCTTCATGTCAGCCCTCGCCTGGTGGAAGAGCGCGGCGAGCGATAGCTGGACGCACAAAGTCAACGAATGTTTCAAGACGAACCAACCGTTCGGCGTGATCGCGCTCCCGAGCTTCCAACTGGTCGACCTTCTTGGCGAGCTGTTCGACCCGATCATTCAGGACGATCGTTTCGCGAATGCCTTTGAGGACGTCGCCCATCGTGGTCATGCTGCAAGCTCCGGCTGAAGCAACCGCCCGAACAGTTCCGGGTCAAGCGCCGCAAATTCGGCCAGCGCCCGCTCACGCGCCGCCGCCTCGATCTCGGGCATCCGCCGCTCCGATTCATCCAATCGCGCCAAAGTTCGGTCAAGCGCCATCCTCGCCTTCTCGGTAGATGCCGCCAGCTCTTCCACCAGCGCCGCTAGAAGCTCGTCGTCGCCCAGCGCTTGCCGGCGCATGTAGTCGCCCAGCGAAAGCCTCTCTGCGGACGCTCGTTGCGTCACATCGCGTTTCTGCTCGGGGGTCATCAACACCACAACTCGTTCGGTCGCTGCCATGATATGTACTCCTGTGCATGTGCATGTGCATACTACGCCAGTCGTATCGCTGGTCAAGTGACCAACCGCGCCGGGCTACCGCTTTCGGCCTTGATCTTGATCTTCGCCGCTTCGCTCTCGTCCCTCGGTACCTCGCTCCTGTCCGCCCTTGCCCGCGATCCGTGCCCTCACTGCCTCCACGGCCAATTGATGGGCTGTTTTCAGCGGCGGCATTGCCTGGACAAACTGCACAACCTCCACGGCCAGCGCCCGGTCTTCAGCATCGCCCGCCGCCAGTGCTTTCGCCACTTGGCCGTAAGCCTGGACAGTTTCCTTTCGCGCCGCCTCGATGCGTTGTTGTGCTGGATTTAGGACTGGCTTCTCGCCGCGCACTTCGGCGACGACAGCGGCCTTCTGCGCCGCTTTCACGGCCGGCTCCACGCCGCGCCGCTGCATCTGAATGAGTTCTTGCTTCTCGGCCTTTCTGACCTGTCCTCGCGCCCTGCGTGGCGTGGCATTCGCTGCGACGCCCTGCTCTCGCAACGTCTCGGCGAAATGCTCGCGCCACTGCTGTAGATCGGCCTTTCGCGGGTTCAAGCGAACCCCGTTCTTGTCGACGGCCTTGACCGCAAGATGCACATGCGGGTGTTTCTCATCATCGTGAGCGGCGAACACGTACTGATGGTTGCCGAAGCGCTCTGCCGCAAAGGCACGAGCGGCATCCTTCACCGCCTGCCTGGACGTGCCTGGCGGCATGGACAGAACAATGTTGAAGGCCTCACGTCGCGTACCTTCTTCGGCCGGAATCCGCGCTTTCCCGTGCGCCCACGAATCACGCACATCGCGCACATCCTCCTTCCCTAAATGCAGATTCCCGTTCTCGTCCTCGATTTCGACAGTACCGTTCCGGGAGATGTAATCCATGTGCGCTTTGATGTGCCGCATGCTCTTGCCACCACCTGAAATCTTGACCATGACTTC harbors:
- a CDS encoding KfrB domain-containing protein, which gives rise to MSDNTAAPGSNGREREGGDSTINFGAASTETTLRSPLARSDDPSLVHVAAAVYDPSQSLIGRWSRLTDDQVTAIGIDPTRLKNDRSGFEAGIYKDDQRHALAFAGTDMTSFKDWTTNLAQGAGLQTEQYAEAVALAKDAAKAFHKTAVILTGHSLGGGLATAAAAATGLQAVVFNPAGVNNHTLKREGLDPEKVKVAADAGQIRNYIVAGEILNQVQTWLPIPKPIGQRTQLPEPAPLRPTLAWIPGARTIHGIGDHGMESVAAGMRQFEERHKAFFTEPALRASAGRLYEGELLSVPSGRTGDVTQQVGDQVVTHDRAKLATNARTLKAGNQVSIQYNEQGTMGAVSSQQDRKVVEALAAAVIDAKVKDPAQRAELKAAIEARLAERAKAGTIPSIPVYDKQAPVKGQQPDRDRPQGKNNTERTR
- a CDS encoding antitoxin VbhA family protein, translating into MNAQEKLRKAYHQANSIVALEGWTPTDDALAIQERVIRGELTHDEAVRAHIAAVNGDEAKPGA
- a CDS encoding Fic/DOC family protein, giving the protein MSGDNPYIDQQTGTFKNKLGITDPGKMLQTEYRVSAERIAQLDASPIRGDFGLKHMQQVHAHIFGDLYGWAGKIRTVNISKTEPGQSWKSRFADVDRLEDAGRIIAADVKAMNGLKGLDKADVVKGMTAIFSKMNYMHAFPEGNGRTTQTMMKLLARDAGYELDFSKVSRQEWNNASARTMPQSNIKEPGYVRRPDFQPMLEVFNKITSRLERDKTATREQPGRER
- a CDS encoding OmpA family protein, whose protein sequence is MRKPLVIFCCVALSACASVPKPPTVNGKHRSQINDAETTELLKLRAESAEWHGQSHASPTSTAGVAATTRPLQSSPAPMARPALASHTYTVHFGYGSAAFEVPASLRAVLVPLARTAKRIEVRGRTDGQQFSVGDELVAFHRARAVRQFLIHNGVAPEKVDLNYVSAGDYAADNSTPAGRTQNRRVEIEVFSASLN
- a CDS encoding TrbM/KikA/MpfK family conjugal transfer protein, which gives rise to MTIKTVVLSLLVAGSFISTAAFAARQCPNPGDIAHPAPTNGVNRGEDPCERNPPQPGNGGTNNSNEDACGAVLCLAGAAMSGKAPTSCDKYIRKYFEQQVFSHGSLDPSKTFKARRKFLDQCKSSDDKTRGDVNNKYGKSSGI
- a CDS encoding plasmid fertility inhibition factor family protein; amino-acid sequence: MKIHERRDEPGRFAKAVFRLDTAGGDFAYMSVSRTNALNEERSVVEVDAAKFVAICSDVSNKAQAWRDDYKFAHAEAGFSHGSASPVPLADVECQERTSTSPVYAKHLLVFRKQVGTEESTRADASLINGITRTKWLLANGVKSFPVECSNRASAELLRKYAGVPGSKVQSVDELLPEIRERGEPMRTVDTGREKNVALAPARPAPGAVRGLVEQGDGRAGPER
- a CDS encoding plasmid mobilization protein is translated as MAATERVVVLMTPEQKRDVTQRASAERLSLGDYMRRQALGDDELLAALVEELAASTEKARMALDRTLARLDESERRMPEIEAAARERALAEFAALDPELFGRLLQPELAA
- a CDS encoding relaxase/mobilization nuclease domain-containing protein — encoded protein: MSKVVDGIIKDWGDRVGYGKVKRGKKQRNIRGGKLDFGKAPPMVKRSEPRTRLKLTMQKAPEVMVKISGGGKSMRHIKAHMDYISRNGTVEIEDENGNLHLGKEDVRDVRDSWAHGKARIPAEEGTRREAFNIVLSMPPGTSRQAVKDAARAFAAERFGNHQYVFAAHDDEKHPHVHLAVKAVDKNGVRLNPRKADLQQWREHFAETLREQGVAANATPRRARGQVRKAEKQELIQMQRRGVEPAVKAAQKAAVVAEVRGEKPVLNPAQQRIEAARKETVQAYGQVAKALAAGDAEDRALAVEVVQFVQAMPPLKTAHQLAVEAVRARIAGKGGQERGTEGRERSGEDQDQGRKR